Below is a window of Paludisphaera borealis DNA.
GACGACGTCGCCGACAACGATGACGTCGTGCTGACGACGCCCACGCCCTCGACGACGGCGGCGGCGGCTCAGGTCGATCCGCTCCAAACTCCGGTCCCCATCGACGCGGAGGAGCATCCCTTCGTGGGGATCGCGACCGGCGGCGGCGCCGACTCCCTGGTCCTCCGCATGCTTAACATGGTCCTCAAGCCGTCGGGCGTCCGGATCACGATCATGTCGGCCGGGGGCTCCTCGCTCCAGCTCTCCGAGAAGATCGCCCGTCTCGAACCGGGGATGATCCTCATCTCGCACTTGCCCCCGGAGGGACTGACCCGCGCCCGCTACCTGACTAGGCGGATTCGCGCCCGCCACGACGACGTTCCGGTCGTCTTTGGATACTGGGATCTGAGCGCCGAGCCCTCCCGCATCATCGATCAGTTGCGACCCGCCACGGCCAACCGGATCGTCGTCTCCGTGGCGTCGGCCCGGGCGGTGATCCTGAATCGCGCGGCTCCGCCTGTCCTCGCCGGCTCGACGCCCGGGTGATTGCGGCACGGGATCTGCATTATCCATCCCTTCAAGCAGCGAACCGCGTTTCCTCGACAGCGAGGAGGGCGAGTTCGGATGACGCACGCAAGGCTGGAGTTTTCGATCATGAGCGTCGACCCGTCCAATTCCATCGAGAACGCCGCGACGGAGGAGCTGACGGCGGCCGACGTGATGACGCCGCTGTCGCGGACGTGTTCGCCGTTCAGCACGGTGACGGAAGCCGTGATGATCTTCAAAGAAGAGGACAGCGACGTGGTTCCGGTCGTCGACACGGGCAAGCCGCTCGGCGTGGTGATCGACCGCGACGTCGCGCTGGCGGTGGCCGACAACCCGGACCTCGCCCAGCAGCCGGTCACGGCGATCATGTCCAAGGACGTGCCGTCGGTCGCCGCCGACGCCTCGCTCGATACAGTCGTCCACACGATGACGACGGCCAACTCGCGAATCGCGCTGGTGATCGACGCCAGTTCCAATCTGGTGGGGATCGTCACCTGGACCGAGTTGGCGAAGCGTTTACCGATCGACGCCGTGACGGCGATCCTTGATGCCGGCGAGACCGCCGAGGTGCATGAATCGTGAGCGACGTCGACGACATCCGCCAGCAAATGGCTCAGATCCGCCACGATATGCATTACAACGTCTCGAACGTCGTGAGCGAGGTCGAGGACGCCATGGACTGGCGGTCGAACATCCGCAAGCACCCGTACATCGCTCTGGGCGTCGGCCTTGCGGTGGGCTACTTCGTCGTCCCCAAGCGCCGTCGCCGCATCGAGCGGACGGTGACGAACATCCAGCCGTTGCTGGAAGCGTCCATGACGCCGGAGTACGCGGCCCGCCCCGAAAAGCCGCCGAAATCGCTCGGCCGAAAAGCGACCGGCTGGGCGCTCGGGCTCGTCTGGCCGCTCGTCAGCCAGTCGGTCCAGGCGTACGCCGCCATGTGGCTCGAAAGCCAGCTCAAACAGCACCTGAACCTGAATCCGCACCCCAGTCAGCCCGGCGACGACGGCCCCTCCTCTTCGGCGGGGAATCCGGGTGAATCGTACGGCGGAGACGCCGTTTATCGGATGCCCAAACGAGGTTGAGCTCCGTTTCAATCCATGGACGCGAAAGGAGACTTTTCTATGAACTCTCATCAACTTTTCGGCGGCTGGGCCGATAGCGCCCGCCAACCGGTGGAAGACGCCCGCCAGGCGTTCGGCGACGTGAGCAAGCAAGCCCAGCGCGGGTTTCAGGACATGAGCCGAACCGCCCGGAGCGCCGTCGACGATATGCAAGACGCGATCAGCCCGTACCGGCAATCGCTGGAAGACGCGATCGTGTCCAACCCCGTGAAAGCCGTCGGCGTGTCGCTGGCTGTGGGGGTCCTCCTCGGATGGCTCATCAAACGCTCCTGAACGACAAGACGGTTCGACCGAATGGGCTGATGGGCAACGTCAGCTCGTTCGGCAACGACCTGGCCACCCTCGCGACGCTCCAGACCAAGCTCGCCGCGGCCGACATGCGCGAAAGCCTGCTCAAGGCCGCCCCCGCCATCGGCGGGCTGGCGGTCCTGGGCTTGATCTCGGTCGCCGGCATGACGGCCCTCGTCGCCGGCCTCGCCCTCTGGCTGGCCGAGGCCCTGCAACTCCGCCCGGCCGTCGCCCTCATGTTCGTCGGCCTGGGAAGCCTCGTCATCGCCGCGCTCGGCGCCTGGCTCTGCACGCGCACGTTCGGATCGAGCTTCTCGACCTTCCGACGCTCCTCCGAGGAATTCGAACGCAACCTCGCCTGGATCAAAACCACACTGACCCAGAGCGGTCGCTGATCGAAGTCGGAGGATTGCCGGGACGGAAGCGACGTTTAACCGGCTCCGGGTGGATTGATCTCGACCCGGGGCCGGTTCAAACAATCCTCTCGACTCCCGATCACGACTGCCGGAGTTTCAGGACGAACATTCCAAGATATCCCGATCCATCCAGATCGTGAGTAGTCGACGGGTCCGGGTCGAAGTCGACCGTATACTGATTTCGGCCGACCAGGTAGATCGTGCCGGAAGCGTCCACGGCGATGCCGAAGGCGACGTCCGTCCCGGCCCCGCCGAACGTCAGGGCCCAGTCCACCGAGCCCGCGGCCGTGAACTTCGTCACGTATACGTCTAGCCCGCCGTTGCTCGCCACGTCAGGCAAACCGGAGCCGCGGGTGAATCCCTCTGCGCTGAATTGGCCTGTGGCGTAGACGGCCCCGGACGTATCCATGGCCACCGAATGGACGTATTTACCGCCCGTCAGCTTGGCCCACGCAAGCGATCCGCCGGCGGACAGCTTGGCGACGAACCCGTTGAACTGATTCGGGGTCGGGAGTCGGTAGTCGATCGACGAACTCGGATTCAGATCGACCTGGCCGCTGACATGGCCCCCGACGACCACGCTCCCCCCACCGTCCACGGCGAGGTCTTCGATGAAGGCCCAGGAAT
It encodes the following:
- a CDS encoding CBS domain-containing protein, translating into MTHARLEFSIMSVDPSNSIENAATEELTAADVMTPLSRTCSPFSTVTEAVMIFKEEDSDVVPVVDTGKPLGVVIDRDVALAVADNPDLAQQPVTAIMSKDVPSVAADASLDTVVHTMTTANSRIALVIDASSNLVGIVTWTELAKRLPIDAVTAILDAGETAEVHES
- a CDS encoding DUF883 family protein, giving the protein MNSHQLFGGWADSARQPVEDARQAFGDVSKQAQRGFQDMSRTARSAVDDMQDAISPYRQSLEDAIVSNPVKAVGVSLAVGVLLGWLIKRS
- a CDS encoding phage holin family protein, producing the protein MAHQTLLNDKTVRPNGLMGNVSSFGNDLATLATLQTKLAAADMRESLLKAAPAIGGLAVLGLISVAGMTALVAGLALWLAEALQLRPAVALMFVGLGSLVIAALGAWLCTRTFGSSFSTFRRSSEEFERNLAWIKTTLTQSGR